In Pyrus communis chromosome 8, drPyrComm1.1, whole genome shotgun sequence, one genomic interval encodes:
- the LOC137742686 gene encoding uncharacterized protein, whose product MSYVLPTLTKKQEVDSFIRSTIDKVLVLRFGRSSDSACLLLDDVLAKTAREVSKFATVALVDTDSEEIQVYVRYFDIALIPSTIFFFNAHHMKMDSGTADHTKWVGAFQQKQDFIDVVEAIFRGAMKGKMIVNCPLPPERIPKYQLLYKDV is encoded by the coding sequence ATGAGTTACGTATTGCCGACATTGACGAAGAAGCAGGAGGTGGATTCCTTCATCCGATCCACCATCGACAAAGTCCTCGTCCTCCGCTTCGGCCGCTCCTCCGATTCCGCTTGCCTTCTCCTCGACGACGTTCTCGCCAAAACGGCGCGGGAGGTCTCCAAGTTCGCCACGGTCGCGCTTGTCGATACCGATTCGGAGGAAATTCAAGTCTACGTCAGGTATTTCGACATCGCTCTGATCCCGTctaccatcttcttcttcaatgcCCACCACATGAAGATGGATTCCGGAACTGCGGACCACACCAAATGGGTCGGCGCGTTTCAGCAGAAACAGGACTTTATCGATGTTGTCGAGGCGATTTTCAGAGGAGCGATGAAGGGGAAGATGATCGTGAATTGCCCCCTTCCACCGGAGCGAATACCCAAATACCAGTTGCTCTACAAAGATGTGTAG